Proteins found in one Irregularibacter muris genomic segment:
- a CDS encoding B-box zinc finger protein, with the protein MECKNHRDREAIAMCISCGQPLCEQCDAIVLGKHYCEKCKDNVETREAYPTEKGKKIVSHDINNFFWFILSLVPGAGHMYMGLMKRGAIILGAFLMGVSVMNLLYFFDHIGGMLSILIYVYAFFDSYNTKKAIQRGEVVRDEGLEGLSLENINLYYVGIAIIVIGVFSLMRSVLYVGYLPEIVRIVLHGIERSVVPILFIIGGIWLIKKSKHEDEEFQEE; encoded by the coding sequence ATGGAATGTAAAAATCATAGAGATAGAGAAGCCATTGCCATGTGTATATCTTGTGGGCAACCTCTTTGTGAGCAGTGTGATGCCATAGTACTAGGAAAGCATTATTGTGAAAAATGCAAAGACAATGTAGAGACAAGGGAAGCATACCCAACAGAAAAGGGAAAGAAAATAGTTTCCCATGACATTAACAACTTCTTTTGGTTTATTTTATCCCTAGTACCAGGAGCAGGCCATATGTACATGGGGTTGATGAAGCGAGGGGCGATAATCCTAGGAGCCTTCCTCATGGGAGTTAGTGTTATGAATTTGCTATATTTCTTTGACCATATTGGGGGTATGCTGTCCATATTGATATATGTTTACGCCTTCTTTGACAGCTACAACACCAAAAAAGCCATCCAGAGAGGTGAAGTGGTGAGAGATGAGGGGCTGGAGGGACTATCTTTAGAAAATATCAATCTCTATTATGTAGGAATTGCCATCATTGTTATAGGAGTATTTTCTCTTATGAGATCTGTCCTATATGTAGGATATTTACCGGAGATTGTAAGAATTGTTTTACACGGGATAGAAAGAAGTGTAGTACCCATTCTTTTTATCATTGGTGGAATATGGCTGATAAAAAAATCCAAGCATGAAGATGAGGAATTTCAGGAAGAATAA
- a CDS encoding anti-sigma factor family protein, protein MDCTIIRLNLELFEKGELDEQRQKGMEEHLRMCPQCAEELKEIQTINALLDKIEIPQLPDNFTMNIMNKINKLQGTTNKTTNHWQNFRKWGISFVAAGFIMLLLNFTSLGTTIATLSTNLEYKPININKIMEYSPASLLNKGLEQLNLHRENMENRG, encoded by the coding sequence GTGGACTGTACTATTATAAGACTAAATTTAGAGCTTTTCGAAAAAGGGGAGTTAGATGAGCAAAGACAAAAAGGCATGGAAGAACATTTGAGGATGTGCCCGCAGTGTGCGGAAGAACTTAAAGAGATACAGACCATTAATGCCTTATTAGACAAAATAGAGATTCCCCAATTGCCCGACAATTTTACCATGAACATTATGAATAAAATTAATAAGCTACAGGGAACAACCAACAAGACGACAAACCATTGGCAAAATTTTAGAAAATGGGGAATAAGTTTTGTAGCAGCAGGGTTTATCATGTTGCTTCTAAATTTCACATCCCTTGGCACAACAATAGCCACTTTATCAACAAACCTAGAGTATAAGCCAATTAATATAAATAAGATTATGGAATACAGTCCGGCCAGTTTATTGAACAAGGGATTAGAGCAGTTAAATTTGCATAGGGAAAATATGGAGAATAGGGGGTAA
- a CDS encoding RNA polymerase sigma factor: protein MTLEERIHRIQQGKNSEFEWIVEEYKNKIYTLAYGYTMDAYMAQDLTQEILMKVYQNIRSFQGQSSFSTWLYRVAKNQCIDWIRKNKRRIDHTILEDGEREFRDLRPSPEEKAIKEETNQRLYDALGQLPERYRVPLMMFHFQELSYEEIGKALGLPSKTVATQLYRGKKLLREKLLSKKGDDMPWTVLL, encoded by the coding sequence ATGACCTTGGAAGAAAGAATCCACCGAATCCAGCAAGGGAAAAACAGTGAATTTGAATGGATAGTGGAGGAGTATAAAAACAAAATCTATACCCTAGCCTATGGTTATACCATGGATGCATATATGGCCCAGGATCTTACACAGGAAATATTGATGAAGGTGTACCAAAATATTCGTTCCTTTCAAGGGCAGTCCTCTTTTTCCACTTGGCTATATCGCGTGGCTAAAAATCAATGTATAGATTGGATTCGGAAAAATAAAAGAAGAATAGACCATACCATTCTAGAGGATGGGGAGCGGGAGTTTAGAGACCTTAGACCTAGTCCTGAGGAAAAAGCCATAAAGGAAGAAACCAATCAAAGACTTTATGATGCCCTAGGGCAATTGCCAGAAAGATATAGAGTACCCCTAATGATGTTTCATTTTCAAGAATTATCCTATGAAGAGATCGGGAAAGCTTTGGGGTTACCTAGCAAAACCGTAGCTACACAATTATATAGGGGAAAAAAGCTTTTAAGAGAAAAACTATTATCTAAAAAAGGAGATGACATGCCGTGGACTGTACTATTATAA
- a CDS encoding phospho-sugar mutase, translated as MGYMDKYNQWMESENIDEATKDELEGIKDDLAEIEDRFYKDLEFGTGGLRGLIGAGTNRMNKYTVGVATQSLANYINSLGKVKKYDGVAIAYDSRNFSPDFAQEAALVLNGNGIKTYLFDGLRSTPELSFAVRHLGCAGGIVVTASHNPPQYNGYKVYSPEGGQLVPEQAKKVIEEVKKVGDFSNIKSIDKDEAVRLGLFNVIGKEVDDVFIETIKTQSLRQEVIQKLAADFKMVYTPLHGTGNIPVQRILKEVGFKNVYVVEEQAKPDGNFPTVEYPNPEEEKAYTLALELAEKENAHLIIATDPDSDRVGVVFRNKKGEYLLLSGNQIGALLTNYIITSQKEKGILPSNGAIIKTIVTSEMGADIAKSFDIQVYDTLTGFKFIGEKMEEFLNTGKNTFIFGYEESYGYLVGNHARDKDAVVSSMLIAEMAAYYYSQDKTLEEILNELYEIYGYFYEDLKSITLEGKAGMEKINDILSYFRKNCPMIWNGKKVCYVEDYLAQKQYNHERNVVKLLGLPKSNVLKFILEDGSWFCMRPSGTEPKIKFYFSTKGESMNAAEKAAHHLMAEVMTVVEGL; from the coding sequence ATGGGTTATATGGATAAATACAATCAATGGATGGAAAGTGAAAATATTGATGAGGCAACCAAGGATGAACTGGAAGGCATTAAAGATGACTTAGCTGAAATTGAAGATCGTTTTTATAAGGATCTAGAATTTGGTACTGGAGGTCTTAGGGGCCTTATTGGAGCAGGCACTAATCGAATGAATAAATATACCGTAGGAGTAGCCACCCAAAGTTTAGCCAACTACATAAATAGCCTAGGAAAAGTGAAGAAGTATGATGGAGTGGCTATTGCCTATGATTCTAGAAACTTTTCCCCAGATTTTGCCCAAGAAGCAGCTTTAGTGCTCAATGGCAATGGCATCAAGACCTATTTATTTGATGGATTAAGAAGTACTCCTGAGCTTTCCTTTGCCGTGAGACATTTAGGCTGTGCAGGAGGTATTGTGGTGACTGCTAGTCACAATCCTCCCCAGTACAATGGATATAAGGTGTATTCCCCAGAGGGAGGACAACTAGTCCCCGAACAGGCAAAAAAAGTTATAGAAGAAGTAAAAAAGGTGGGGGACTTTTCCAATATCAAATCCATAGATAAGGATGAAGCCGTAAGACTAGGGCTTTTTAATGTTATAGGTAAAGAGGTGGATGATGTCTTTATAGAGACCATCAAAACCCAAAGTTTGCGCCAGGAGGTTATTCAAAAATTAGCTGCTGACTTTAAAATGGTATATACTCCTCTTCACGGTACTGGAAATATTCCCGTACAAAGGATTTTAAAGGAAGTTGGATTTAAAAATGTTTATGTAGTAGAAGAACAGGCAAAACCCGATGGCAATTTCCCAACAGTAGAATATCCTAATCCTGAGGAGGAAAAAGCTTATACCTTAGCTCTGGAATTAGCGGAAAAAGAAAATGCCCATCTCATTATTGCTACCGATCCTGACAGCGATAGGGTAGGGGTAGTATTTAGAAATAAAAAGGGAGAATATCTACTTTTAAGTGGTAATCAAATAGGGGCCCTTTTGACCAACTATATAATTACCTCTCAAAAAGAAAAAGGCATACTGCCCTCCAATGGAGCCATCATAAAAACCATTGTGACCAGTGAAATGGGTGCCGATATTGCAAAGTCTTTTGATATACAGGTTTACGACACTTTAACAGGCTTTAAATTCATTGGAGAAAAGATGGAGGAATTTCTAAATACAGGGAAAAATACTTTTATTTTTGGATATGAAGAAAGCTACGGTTATCTTGTAGGAAACCATGCCAGAGATAAAGATGCAGTAGTATCTTCTATGCTCATTGCAGAAATGGCAGCCTATTATTATAGTCAGGATAAAACTCTTGAAGAAATTTTAAATGAACTCTATGAGATATATGGTTATTTCTATGAGGATTTAAAATCTATTACTCTAGAGGGCAAGGCAGGAATGGAAAAAATCAATGACATTCTATCCTATTTTAGAAAAAATTGTCCTATGATATGGAATGGAAAAAAAGTATGCTACGTAGAGGATTATTTAGCCCAAAAACAATACAATCATGAGAGAAATGTAGTAAAACTCTTAGGTTTACCTAAATCGAATGTATTAAAGTTTATTTTAGAGGATGGGTCATGGTTTTGCATGAGACCTTCTGGTACAGAACCAAAGATTAAGTTTTATTTCTCTACCAAAGGAGAATCCATGAACGCAGCAGAAAAAGCAGCCCATCATTTAATGGCCGAAGTAATGACGGTTGTAGAAGGCCTATAG
- the polX gene encoding DNA polymerase/3'-5' exonuclease PolX, producing MDQSEIANILREISELLQFKNENPFKIRAYENGARIIETLEDDLHTLVAEDRLNTVKGIGETLEEQIKEMVLDHQSTYYEELKSSIPPGLLEMTKIPGLGAKKIMKIYNELDITTLGELEYAALENRLLDLEGFGKKSQQNILEGIKMMKRYHGHFLLSHALEAGKDILQWVEKHPKTIQCSLGGSIRRRKEIIKDIDILASCAREDREEIMNHFLSYPRKAHTNEQGDTKSSMGLNIGINVDIRLVEKKEYPYALHHFTGSKEHNTAMRHRAKKMGLKINEYGIFKEETILPAKDEKEFFSILDLDYIPPELRENRGEIEAAEKGQLPKLITREDIKGTLHNHSHYSDGNNSIEEMVQEAIKMNFSYIGISDHSQSAAYARGLTKDIIHRKHQEIHKLNEKYPSITIFKGTESDILSDGSLDYDNDTLHLFDYVIASVHSQFQMSKEDMTKRIITAIKNPHTRILGHVTGRLLLSREGYEVDIEEILKACAHHHVAIEINSNPHRLDLDWRHCKRAKELGVKLAIEGDAHRLSGLHYIDYGISIARKGWLEAQDIINHYDAESMAKFFRERD from the coding sequence ATGGATCAAAGTGAGATTGCCAATATCCTTAGGGAAATTTCTGAACTTTTGCAGTTTAAAAATGAAAATCCTTTTAAAATACGGGCCTATGAAAATGGAGCTAGAATTATTGAAACTTTAGAAGATGATCTCCATACCCTTGTAGCCGAAGATAGATTAAATACGGTTAAGGGGATAGGCGAAACTCTAGAAGAACAAATTAAGGAAATGGTTCTTGATCATCAATCTACATATTATGAAGAATTAAAATCTTCTATTCCCCCTGGTCTACTGGAAATGACTAAAATCCCAGGATTGGGAGCAAAAAAGATTATGAAAATATATAATGAGTTAGACATTACTACCCTAGGGGAATTGGAATACGCCGCCTTAGAAAATCGACTTTTAGACTTGGAGGGATTCGGCAAAAAAAGTCAGCAAAATATCTTAGAGGGTATAAAAATGATGAAAAGATATCATGGCCATTTTTTGCTTTCCCATGCCCTTGAGGCTGGAAAAGATATTTTACAGTGGGTAGAGAAACACCCCAAGACCATACAGTGTAGTCTGGGAGGGAGTATCCGTAGACGGAAGGAAATCATTAAGGACATTGACATCTTAGCCAGCTGTGCTAGGGAAGATCGGGAAGAGATCATGAATCACTTTTTATCCTATCCCCGAAAGGCCCATACCAATGAACAAGGAGATACCAAATCTAGTATGGGACTCAATATAGGCATAAATGTGGATATCCGCTTAGTAGAGAAAAAAGAATATCCCTATGCCCTTCATCATTTTACAGGGAGCAAAGAACACAATACAGCTATGCGCCATCGAGCAAAGAAGATGGGGCTGAAAATAAATGAATATGGCATTTTCAAAGAAGAAACAATCCTTCCAGCTAAAGATGAAAAAGAGTTTTTCTCTATTTTAGATCTTGATTATATTCCACCAGAACTCAGGGAAAATAGGGGGGAAATTGAAGCTGCTGAGAAAGGACAATTACCCAAGCTTATTACAAGAGAGGACATCAAGGGTACCCTACACAACCATTCTCACTATAGTGATGGGAATAATAGCATAGAAGAAATGGTCCAAGAAGCCATCAAAATGAATTTTTCCTATATCGGCATTTCTGATCATAGTCAATCCGCTGCCTACGCCCGGGGACTTACCAAAGATATTATTCATAGAAAACATCAGGAAATCCATAAGTTAAATGAAAAATATCCCAGCATAACCATTTTTAAAGGCACTGAATCAGATATTTTATCCGATGGCTCTTTGGATTATGATAATGACACTCTCCATCTCTTTGATTATGTCATCGCATCCGTGCACTCCCAGTTTCAAATGTCTAAAGAAGATATGACCAAGCGTATAATTACAGCCATTAAAAATCCCCATACTCGAATTTTAGGTCATGTGACAGGTCGCTTGCTTTTATCCCGTGAAGGGTATGAAGTGGATATAGAAGAAATTTTAAAGGCCTGTGCTCATCATCATGTGGCTATAGAAATCAACAGCAATCCCCATCGGCTTGATTTGGATTGGCGCCATTGTAAAAGAGCAAAGGAACTAGGCGTAAAGTTAGCTATCGAAGGGGACGCCCATAGATTATCAGGACTTCATTATATAGACTACGGCATTTCCATTGCTCGTAAGGGCTGGCTAGAAGCCCAAGATATCATTAACCATTATGATGCAGAGAGTATGGCAAAGTTTTTTAGGGAAAGGGATTAA
- a CDS encoding nicotinate phosphoribosyltransferase translates to MSFERKLQLATDFYQLSMGNVYYLDDKKEQIAVFDLFIRKNPCGSGYTLVAGLEQIIDYIENLKFDEEDIQLLRENHPEFNEDFLEYLRNFSFSGEIYAIPEGTVVFPNEPIIRVKAPLIEAQLIETTMLTIINHQTLIATKASRVVYAAEGDSVLEFGLRRAHGPEAGLFGARAAIVGGCAATSNVETEYITGLPSKGTMSHSFIQSYNCELDAFRTYAKYNPDNLILLVDTYNTLESGIPHAIEVFKELREKGNLQKGYGIRLDSGDLAYLSKQARKMLNEEGFHDAIISASSDLDEHLIKDLKLQGAGINLWGVGTKMITSYDCPALGAVYKLSQIEDGEIKPKIKISNDAIKITNPGYKKVIRFYDKDTHKALADLIALDHEVIAEDKPLVIFDPIHTWKKRVLSNFYIKELLVPIFVNGKKVYNSPSVEQIRAHAQEQKSTLWEEYQRLINPQIYHVDLSVKLWNLKQELIHRGDH, encoded by the coding sequence ATGTCTTTTGAGAGAAAACTACAACTTGCAACAGATTTTTACCAACTAAGTATGGGCAATGTATATTATCTTGATGATAAAAAAGAGCAAATAGCGGTTTTTGACCTTTTTATTCGCAAAAATCCTTGTGGTAGTGGCTATACTTTAGTGGCTGGATTGGAGCAGATAATAGATTACATAGAAAATCTGAAGTTTGACGAAGAAGATATCCAACTGCTAAGAGAGAATCATCCTGAATTTAATGAGGATTTTTTAGAATACCTCAGAAACTTTTCCTTTAGTGGGGAAATCTATGCTATACCTGAAGGAACAGTGGTATTTCCCAATGAACCCATTATTAGAGTAAAAGCTCCCTTAATCGAAGCCCAACTAATTGAAACCACCATGCTGACCATCATCAATCATCAGACTCTTATTGCCACCAAAGCCTCTCGAGTGGTCTATGCAGCAGAAGGGGATAGCGTACTAGAATTTGGTCTGCGAAGGGCCCATGGTCCAGAGGCAGGACTTTTCGGAGCTAGGGCTGCCATTGTGGGGGGATGTGCGGCCACCAGTAATGTAGAAACTGAATATATAACAGGACTTCCCTCTAAGGGGACTATGTCCCATAGTTTTATTCAAAGTTATAATTGTGAATTGGATGCCTTTAGAACCTATGCCAAATACAATCCTGACAATCTTATTCTGCTGGTGGATACATATAACACTCTAGAATCAGGTATTCCCCATGCTATTGAAGTATTCAAGGAGCTCAGGGAAAAAGGCAACCTTCAAAAAGGATATGGTATTCGTTTAGACTCCGGAGATTTAGCCTATTTAAGTAAACAGGCCAGAAAAATGCTCAATGAGGAAGGTTTCCATGATGCCATCATCTCTGCTTCCTCTGACTTGGATGAACATCTCATCAAAGACTTGAAACTGCAAGGAGCAGGCATCAATCTTTGGGGAGTAGGCACCAAAATGATTACCTCCTATGATTGTCCAGCCCTAGGGGCGGTCTATAAATTGTCTCAAATCGAAGATGGAGAAATCAAACCAAAAATCAAAATATCCAATGATGCCATCAAGATTACCAATCCGGGTTACAAGAAAGTCATTCGTTTTTATGACAAAGATACCCACAAGGCTCTAGCCGATTTAATTGCATTAGACCATGAGGTTATTGCTGAAGATAAACCTTTGGTGATCTTCGATCCTATTCACACGTGGAAAAAAAGAGTATTAAGCAATTTTTATATCAAAGAGCTTTTAGTGCCTATCTTTGTTAACGGCAAAAAAGTGTATAATTCCCCTAGTGTAGAGCAGATTAGAGCCCATGCCCAGGAGCAAAAGTCTACCCTTTGGGAAGAATACCAAAGACTCATCAATCCTCAGATCTACCATGTGGATCTTTCTGTAAAGCTATGGAATTTAAAGCAAGAACTTATCCATCGTGGCGATCATTAA
- a CDS encoding HAD family hydrolase, with protein sequence MYKMVVLDLDGTLFNSQTMVSEKNKRAIQACMERGVKVVLASGRMHGFMMPLVRDLNLHHHSHVACNGNTIFTHHGQTEDVAAIDDEVYRNLVKRYKKENLEIAAFSKDCIYYEKAPRLLEVFSRSQDGQILQVEALEELTGILKMVIYVREENVQEEKRIREITKEDATILRTYHLFVDVVGLNVSKYKALERLIKEQNIDPKQVIAIGDSENDVEMITNVGLGVAMANGSENLKKLAKYITPKTNDEDGVAEVIERFVLKKIS encoded by the coding sequence ATGTATAAAATGGTTGTATTAGATTTGGACGGTACCCTTTTTAACTCCCAAACTATGGTTTCGGAAAAGAACAAAAGAGCTATTCAAGCATGCATGGAAAGAGGGGTAAAGGTAGTCCTAGCGAGTGGACGAATGCATGGCTTTATGATGCCTTTAGTTAGAGATTTAAACCTTCATCATCATTCTCATGTAGCCTGCAATGGCAACACCATATTTACCCATCATGGTCAAACAGAGGATGTAGCGGCAATAGATGATGAGGTCTATCGAAATCTCGTGAAAAGATATAAAAAGGAAAATTTAGAAATAGCGGCTTTTTCTAAGGATTGTATCTATTATGAAAAAGCACCACGGTTGCTGGAAGTCTTCTCTAGAAGCCAAGATGGACAAATTCTTCAAGTGGAAGCATTAGAAGAGTTAACAGGAATATTAAAGATGGTCATATATGTAAGGGAAGAGAACGTACAAGAAGAAAAACGTATAAGGGAGATCACCAAAGAGGATGCCACCATCCTAAGAACCTATCATCTCTTTGTGGATGTGGTAGGGCTGAATGTAAGTAAATATAAAGCCCTGGAAAGATTAATCAAGGAGCAAAATATAGATCCCAAACAGGTCATTGCCATTGGAGACAGTGAAAATGATGTAGAGATGATTACCAATGTAGGATTAGGGGTAGCCATGGCCAATGGCAGTGAAAATCTAAAGAAACTGGCCAAATATATTACCCCCAAAACCAATGATGAAGACGGGGTAGCAGAAGTCATAGAGCGCTTTGTATTAAAGAAAATAAGTTAA
- a CDS encoding TDT family transporter, whose product MNKIIKNLPLPVVGLMLALATTGNLVLSYGEIYKNIFGILSTIILALVVIKIIKYPREVAEDLKNPVVASVFPTLSMGIILLAAYIKPYLGSFALGLWILGLVFHVLLLVHFTRKYVLSFTINKVFPSWFIVYVGIVVGSVTAPVFDKIYLGQIIFWFGFLGYLVFLPIILYRTLKVKGIPEPALPTLMIFSAPASLCLAGYINSFPEKNMFIIGFLLALSQFTLLMVLIQLPKLLKLKFYPSYSAFTFPLAISAISIKLVNGFLTNAGRSIAALQYLVKFEELLALTLVLYVLFRYIHFLLSKSKSTKVTTA is encoded by the coding sequence ATGAATAAAATCATTAAAAACTTGCCCCTGCCTGTAGTTGGACTAATGTTGGCCCTAGCCACCACAGGTAATCTTGTTTTATCCTATGGGGAGATTTATAAAAATATTTTTGGTATATTATCGACAATTATTTTAGCATTGGTAGTCATAAAAATAATCAAGTATCCAAGGGAAGTTGCTGAAGACTTAAAAAATCCTGTTGTTGCCAGTGTTTTCCCTACACTTTCCATGGGAATCATCCTATTGGCAGCTTATATAAAACCTTATTTGGGTTCATTTGCCTTGGGATTATGGATTTTAGGACTTGTATTCCATGTACTTTTACTTGTTCATTTTACAAGAAAATATGTACTCAGCTTTACTATAAATAAGGTCTTCCCCAGTTGGTTTATTGTCTATGTGGGCATAGTAGTCGGTAGCGTTACCGCGCCGGTATTCGACAAGATCTATCTTGGCCAAATAATTTTTTGGTTTGGCTTTTTAGGCTATTTAGTATTCCTGCCGATCATTCTATATCGAACATTAAAAGTTAAGGGAATCCCAGAACCTGCCTTGCCTACCCTTATGATTTTTTCAGCTCCTGCCAGCCTTTGTTTAGCTGGATATATAAATTCATTTCCGGAGAAAAATATGTTTATAATAGGGTTTCTATTGGCCTTGTCTCAATTTACACTTTTAATGGTACTCATACAATTGCCTAAACTGCTCAAGCTAAAGTTTTATCCCAGTTATTCAGCCTTTACCTTTCCCTTGGCCATTAGTGCTATTTCGATTAAACTAGTCAATGGATTTTTAACCAATGCAGGAAGGTCCATTGCTGCACTACAATACCTAGTAAAATTTGAGGAGCTTTTAGCCCTTACCCTAGTCCTCTATGTTCTATTTAGATATATACATTTTCTATTGTCTAAAAGTAAGTCTACCAAAGTAACCACAGCTTAA
- a CDS encoding C-GCAxxG-C-C family protein: MTREERLEAVKKEAEGYFERGEFFCSEAVAQTINHLLGKPYEDNIIKMASGFPIGMGKAGCLCGAVSGGQMALGMAYGRVHGEAMNEKMFPLASGLHDFVKDQYGSTCCRVITRQWKGDNFQSPGRKKHCIEITGKVAQWVAEKLIEDGQIEVE; this comes from the coding sequence ATGACAAGAGAAGAACGATTAGAAGCCGTAAAAAAGGAAGCCGAAGGGTATTTTGAAAGAGGAGAATTTTTCTGCTCAGAGGCGGTAGCCCAAACCATCAATCACCTATTAGGCAAACCCTATGAAGATAATATTATAAAAATGGCATCAGGATTTCCCATAGGCATGGGTAAGGCAGGCTGCTTATGTGGTGCAGTAAGTGGTGGACAAATGGCTCTGGGAATGGCCTATGGTAGGGTACATGGAGAGGCTATGAATGAGAAAATGTTCCCATTAGCTTCCGGTTTGCATGATTTTGTAAAGGACCAATATGGTTCAACCTGCTGTAGAGTCATTACTAGACAATGGAAAGGGGATAACTTCCAAAGTCCTGGCAGAAAGAAACATTGTATAGAGATTACAGGAAAAGTTGCCCAATGGGTAGCAGAAAAATTAATAGAAGACGGTCAAATAGAAGTAGAATAA
- a CDS encoding zinc-binding dehydrogenase, whose translation MKTKAVRLYGAKDLRLEEFELPKIKQDEILVKIITDSVCMSSYKATILGENHKRVPKDIGENPIIMGHEFSGIIVEVGKVWQHQFKPGDKFAIQPALNYKGSMASPGYSYKNFGGACTYAIIPPEVMELGCLLPYKGEAFYEASLAEPMSCVIGAFHANYHTVTGKYEHVMGIVEGGNMALLAGCGPMGLGAIDYILHCDKRPRLLVVTDINEERIARAQTVFSKEEAKKNGIELIFVNTKNIENPSEYLRELTENEGYHDVFVYAPIQEVVEDGDKILARDGCLNFFAGPTDSNFSAQMNFYNVHYAATHVAGTSGGNTDDMKESLEMSARQAINPAVMITHIGGLNAAADTTLNLPNIPGGKKLIYTHIDMELTAIEEFANKAKIDGDPFFTEMAKIIKRHNGLWSLEAEKYLLENYKKTI comes from the coding sequence ATGAAAACCAAAGCGGTAAGATTATATGGAGCAAAGGATTTAAGGTTAGAAGAGTTTGAATTACCTAAAATAAAGCAGGATGAAATATTAGTAAAGATCATTACCGACAGTGTTTGTATGTCTAGCTATAAGGCAACCATTTTAGGAGAAAATCACAAAAGGGTGCCGAAGGATATTGGAGAAAACCCCATTATTATGGGACATGAATTTTCTGGAATTATTGTAGAAGTAGGAAAGGTATGGCAGCATCAATTTAAGCCAGGAGATAAATTTGCTATTCAACCAGCACTAAACTATAAGGGAAGCATGGCCTCACCAGGATATTCCTATAAGAATTTTGGGGGAGCCTGTACTTATGCCATTATTCCACCAGAGGTAATGGAATTAGGTTGTTTATTACCCTATAAAGGGGAGGCTTTTTATGAAGCTTCTTTAGCAGAACCAATGTCTTGTGTCATTGGAGCTTTTCATGCCAATTATCATACTGTTACGGGAAAATATGAGCATGTTATGGGAATTGTAGAAGGTGGAAATATGGCTCTCTTAGCTGGCTGTGGGCCCATGGGACTGGGCGCCATAGACTATATCTTACATTGTGATAAAAGGCCAAGGCTATTGGTGGTAACAGATATTAATGAGGAGAGAATTGCCCGAGCCCAGACTGTGTTTTCTAAGGAAGAGGCTAAGAAAAATGGCATAGAACTGATTTTCGTCAATACAAAAAATATAGAAAATCCCAGTGAATATTTAAGGGAACTTACAGAGAATGAAGGCTATCATGATGTATTTGTCTACGCCCCTATACAGGAAGTTGTGGAGGATGGAGATAAAATTTTAGCCAGAGATGGTTGTCTAAACTTTTTTGCAGGACCAACAGACTCCAATTTTTCAGCTCAGATGAATTTTTATAATGTTCACTATGCTGCTACCCACGTTGCAGGAACCAGTGGGGGAAATACTGATGATATGAAGGAGTCTCTGGAGATGTCCGCGCGACAAGCTATCAACCCTGCTGTCATGATAACCCATATCGGTGGTCTCAATGCGGCAGCAGATACCACCTTAAACTTACCCAATATACCTGGAGGCAAAAAACTAATCTATACCCATATAGACATGGAATTAACGGCCATAGAAGAGTTTGCAAACAAGGCGAAGATAGATGGAGATCCTTTTTTTACAGAGATGGCAAAAATTATTAAAAGGCATAATGGCCTATGGTCGCTAGAAGCGGAAAAGTATTTACTGGAAAACTATAAAAAGACCATATAG